The Maylandia zebra isolate NMK-2024a linkage group LG7, Mzebra_GT3a, whole genome shotgun sequence genome contains a region encoding:
- the prrc2b gene encoding protein PRRC2B isoform X2, with the protein MSDRLGQITKSKDGKSKYSSLSLFDKYKGKSIETQKNTVPRHGLQSLGKVATARRMPPPAHLPSLKSENKGNDPNVIIVPKDGTGWANKQEQPDQKNSVASTPQLPELQPPLPLQKSVSNLQKSSPVANQENTNTSGPKQWAQLNGKAVEQDGSRASNRLQPFSHEEFPTLKAAGEQDRAGKERSGFDPSYGPGPSLRPQNVTSWREGGGRNLQPSSLTLSLPADPEGKATALAETGTPPASSHPSSATVTTSSNTVTAPSPGPDPKELSLRPAQPVRRTAVPTALQYQLHHTSTAVYHDMLPAFMCSKETREATGTDHVPTTVAAPARFDSKPTFRQSYAKPELVNGDVRRENRFVRAAPRLSSQPIRRPTDRPVRPAIINPEDLKDLDELDNDCEDGWAGLHEEVDYSEKLKFSDDEEEHSSSDKNKIWADWERERDNQRDCHSSLSSGEASYPQEGPEESYSFQHHHHEPPRKTNGKYLSTDTQVQQRNQGDPLADQDDHQRQSQAPARAKYVSPELSEAVERARRRREEEERRAREERLAACAEKLKKLDEKFGKTERQTSRTDDSQKEVEGKEVPLSPSREQSRSHHDNWHYSTKDGSECPSDISPGHSYREESGFSTYRGSEDDGPEPSSPSGDYSGRQPIKPVPPRFQKQPQHHQQQEQMFKMQHWQQSGHPNPSGSSHTQRGYYPPHVLGFDPRWMMMPPFMDPRMTQGRSPVDYYPAGMIKPMMHQDHLNSPGSDEGCHPNLPQERRAPSTEPYPVWNQDGYPLRSFTPPYQRQRESSESGHPDDRGDMASSQQDSYEERASDCLSHTQDDLPHHSYQSRGSDREQHDQGLLTTAQNLSQNYSDSEYPKQESRDKHLKDGLESHDEALDGSTDNWKRDGSQKQDGGVNSAQNQWSEASSSSSSVNQPSEASGRTLIRRTGPIKKPVLKALKVEDKENEKPKPEPEEKPVPYRLEKEVLTNVYDLKKDNQPANNRRSASPVVEKQPEERQRQSPAPSKMDRPLSTHSDDSPKENTWSSAKSQSLRDSQENREPQAPRRNNWIFIDEEQAFGAVRGTGRGRSRGFREFNSRGGTRGGRGGDNLRGVYNNNNNSSGSSTQRAGRGRAPPRDLIKVEEFQRGKPRRRNVSETLSEASEYEELPKRRRQKGSENGEGYTESGDVRKADRESWRSNKVYTDDQTAPDSREKTKVTRGFGNRVLPPRLNTTGSYSRSFGGSRDISTWRGRGPQFSGSSSGSMQENGYGPGAETAYSRRPPVERDALKYTPKFTGSFMENGTEEREGEYYFDSENPDRQILRRRRPPRQDKPPRFRRLRQEREPGSNQWTSDEFINGDFANPWPGHSKSTGDDNWPSGHYSGRPSQHGQTEEWETGSDNSDFGDWREKRSGGGGIATQGHGDIPSDSGQEPGSSEKRELSKRSFSSQRPLVERQNRKGEPSLLDASKMVRAPDNPPTSSNRSDSWQNGGTSCKSRSPDESGSVYSIEQLPEEREPIEPAGKKLDKELKPGPVKTDITEPLSPYELSSYPIEGDAGGPGSNADGYQDALSKKQRRPQEDDRRRKEQGAAVPVKNRTVTSKMPPRFAKKQGSMSIEQPEEGISSNNLGTEIWETNSSALSVQSSGGDSWTKQVSYTGSEPNSEDSDAGPEQNKEQHKPGPIGNERSLKHRKGSEGVDRLEGGPITPVNGVDLHVDTVLPVPPIEFGVSAKDSDFSLPPGSTPVPVSNPVNKLQDTALNQSIPILRSNHLQPGINLNPISFPSADLTLKMESARKAWENSQSLPEQGSPGGSASGAQPPCSAGSSTGVSYSSFGGVSMPPMPVASVAPSMSMQGNHIPPLYLDGHVFPSQPRLVPPTMTQQQTYQQAAAAQQIPISLHTSLQAQAQLGLRGGLPVSQSQEMFSSIPPFRSQVYMHPNLSQPSPMVLSGGAPLKGPYSAFPGMQPSDMVKPQSGSHYQPMNGSQQLVYDSQMNQGPGMGSSQLMDSQLIQVTMPLPGSQLRYGSAQQHLILPQSIQLQQGQNLSVGAPRRMLPPGSQAAVMTGSREGPQMEMKGFQFSEKPNHSPGMSGGSYRPGSASPGGKPSGPGGPVGPLPTHFAQQVPPAQGSMVMHMRPPTTGPFPNPIQRPVMQVNKPVIIRSPPYPNPGRDPPHSIPPSASEPPVKGQEDGMKNKTIRDVRKAVGEGKTPSGGMTSKLQEPLPSTGQAKPARTGAIKPQAVKVEEGKA; encoded by the exons ATGTCCGATCGTTTGGGGCAAATAACCAAGTCCAAGGATGGAAAAAGCAAGTATTCCTCACTCAGCCTATTTGATAAGTACAAGGGAAAATCAATAGAAACTCAGAAAAACACAG TTCCGCGACATGGCTTGCAGAGTCTTGGTAAAGTGGCCACAGCCCGGCGTATGCCCCCACCAGCTCATCTGCCGAGCTTGAAgtctgaaaacaaaggaaacgaTCCCAACGTGATTATAGTGCCCAAAGACGGTACAGGATGGGCGAACAAGCAGGAACAACCCGATCAAAAGAA TTCTGTTGCATCAACACCACAGCTGCCGGAGTTGCAGCCGCCGCTGCCTTTGCAGAAATCTGTCTCCAATCTTCAGAAGTCCTCACCGGTAGCCAACCAGGAG aacacaaacacaagtggACCAAAGCAATGGGCCCAGCTAAATGGAAAGGCAGTAGAGCAAGATG GTTCAAGGGCCTCAAACCGACTTCAGCCCTTCTCTCACGAGGAATTTCCCACACTGAAGGCAGCTGGAGAACAGGACAGGGCTGGCAAGGAAAGAAGCGGCTTCGATCCGTCGTATGGGCCCGGACCAAGCCTCCGCCCCCAGA ATGTGACAAGCTGGAGGGAAGGTGGTGGCAGGAACCTTCAGCCCTCATCCCTGACCCTCAGCCTGCCAGCAGATCCTGAGGGTAAGGCCACTGCCCTGGCTGAGACTGGCACCCCTCCAGCCTCGTCTCACCCCTCCTCCGCCACAGTCACCACCTCATCTAATACGGTGACGGCTCCGTCACCAGGCCCTGACCCCAAGGAGCTTTCCCTGCGACCTGCTCAGCCTGTCCGCAGAACAGCCGTCCCTACTGCATTGCAGTACCAGCTTCATCACACTTCAACTGCTGTCTACCATGACATGTTGCCTGCCTTT ATGTGCTCTAAAGAGACACGTGAAGCTACGGGTACAGACCATGTTCCCACCACCGTAGCAGCCCCTGCCCGTTTTGACAGCAAACCTACTTTTAGGCAGAGCTATGCCAAACCTGAGCTTGTAAA TGGTGACGTAAGGAGAGAGAATCGCTTTGTCCGTGCTGCGCCTCGACTTTCTTCACAGCCTATCCGTAGACCTACCGACAGACCAGTTCGCCCAGCCATTATTAATCCAGAGGATTTGAAGGATCTGGATGAGCTTGACAATGATTGTGAAGATGGATGGGCTG GACTTCATGAGGAGGTTGATTATAGTGAGAAGCTCAAATTTagtgatgatgaagaagaacaCTCTTCCAGTGACAAAAACAAGATCTG GGCTGactgggagagggagagagataaCCAGCGGGACTGCCATTCCTCCCTTAGCTCGGGGGAGGCATCTTACCCACAAGAGGGTCCAGAAGAGAGTTACTCTTTCCAGCATCACCACCACGAGCCTCCCAGGAAGACCAACGGCAAATATCTCTCCACAGACACCCAG GTCCAACAGAGAAACCAAGGAGACCCACTTGCTGACCAGGATGATCACCAGCGGCAGTCTCAGGCACCAGCTAGGGCCAAGTATGTGTCGCCTGAGCTGTCTGAGGCTGTTGAGAGAGCCCGAAGACGgcgggaggaggaagagaggcgTGCTCGTGAGGAACGTCTGGCAGCATGTGCTGAAAAGCTCAAAAAACTGGATGAAAAATTTGGGAAGACTGAAAGGCAGACATCAAGGACGGATGACAGCCAGAAGGAGGTAGAGGGAAAAGAAGTTCCACTGTCCCCAAGTCGGGAACAGAGTCGAAGCCACCATGATAACTGGCACTACAGCACAAAAG ATGGAAGTGAGTGTCCCTCGGACATTTCCCCTGGCCATAGTTACCGTGAAGAGTCTGGCTTCTCTACCTACCGTGGCAGTGAAGACGATGGCCCAGAGCCCTCCTCACCATCAGGAGACTACAGTGGGCGTCAGCCAATCAAACCAGTGCCACCCCGCTTTCAAAAGCAACCAcaacaccaccagcagcag GAACAAATGTTCAAGATGCAGCATTGGCAGCAGTCAGGTCACCCTAATCCATCAGGGTCAAGCCACACTCAGCGGGGCTACTACCCTCCACATGTCCTTGGTTTTGATCCGCGCTGGATGATGATGCCACCTTTCATGGATCCCCGCATGACCCAGGGACGGTCTCCTGTTGACTACTACCCTG CAGGAATGATAAAACCTATGATGCACCAAGATCACTTGAACAGTCCCGGTTCTGATGAGGGATGCCATCCAAACTTGCCTCAGGAGAGACGAGCGCCTTCCACTGAGCCTTACCCAGTGTGGAATCAAGATGGCTACCCCTTGCGTAGCTTTACTCCACCTTACCAGAGACAGCGTGAAAGCTCGGAAAGCGGACATCCCGATGACAG AGGTGATATGGCCTCTTCCCAACAGGACTCCTATGAAGAGAGGGCCAGTGATTGTTTGTCCCACACTCAAGATGATCTTCCCCATCACAGTTATCAGAGCAGAGGTTCAGACAGAGAACAACATGACCAAGGCTTGCTCACCACCGCTCAGAACCTCTCTCAGAATTATTCAGATAGTGAATACCCAAAGCAAGAGTCGAGAGACAAGCATCTGAAAGATGGCCTTGAATCCCACGACGAGGCCTTAGATGGCTCCACAGACAACTGGAAAAGAGATGGTAGCCAGAAACAAGACGGAGGGGTTAACAGTGCCCAAAACCAGTGGTCTGAAGCCAGTTCCAGTTCAAGTAGTGTCAACCAGCCATCTGAGGCTAGTGGACGCACCTTGATACGCAGAACTGGTCCCATCAAGAAACCAGTTCTTAAGGCTCTCAAAGTGGAAGACAAGGAGAATGAAAAGCCTAAACCTGAGCCTGAGGAGAAGCCTGTCCCCTACCGCCTGGAGAAAGAAGTCCTTACTAACGTTTATGACTTGAAGAAAGACAACCAGCCTGCCAACAATAGGCGTTCTGCATCACCTGTGGTtgaaaaacaacctgaagagaggCAGCGCCAGTCTCCAGCTCCCAGTAAAATGGACAGACCTCTGAGCACCCACAGCGATGACTCTCCCAAGGAGAACACTTGGAGCAGTGCTAAAAGCCAGTCACTTAGAGACAGTCAGGAGAACCGAGAACCCCAGGCACCACGGCGCAATAACTGGATCTTTATTGATGAAGAACAGGCCTTTGGTGCAGTGAGGGGGACGGGTAGAGGCCGCAGTCGAGGCTTCCGGGAATTTAACTCCAGAGGTGGAACCCGCGGTGGCCGCGGTGGAGATAATCTCAGAGGTGTttataacaacaataacaacagcagtggcagcagcaCTCAGCGAGCAGGCAGAGGTCGAGCACCACCCAGGGATCTAATCAAGGTCGAGGAGTTTCAGAGGGGCAAACCCCGTAGGCGAAATGTCAGTGAAACATTGAGTGAAGCCTCAGAGTATGAGGAACTTCCCAAGAGGCGTCGCCAGAAAGGATCTGAAAATGGAGAAGGCTATACAGAGTCTGGGGATGTCCGTAAAGCTGatagagagtcttggagatccAACAAGGTGTACACAGATGATCAGACTGCCCCAGATTCCAGAGAAAAGACCAAGGTCACCAGAGGCTTTGGAAATCGGGTGCTGCCTCCACGACTGAACACCACTGGTAGTTACAGTCGAAGCTTTGGAGGATCTAGAGATATTTCTACATGGAGGGGCCGTGGGCCTCAATTTAGTGGCAGCAGTAGCGGCTCGATGCAAGAAAATGGTTATGGTCCTGGAGCAGAGACTGCTTACTCCCGCAGACCCCCAGTTGAGCGTGACGCTCTCAAGTACACTCCTAAATTTACTGGCTCCTTCATGGAAAATGGAACAGAGGAGCGTGAAGGAGAATACTACTTTGACAGCGAGAACCCTGACAGACAGATTTTAAGGAGAAGGCGTCCTCCACGTCAAGACAAGCCTCCGCGCTTCCGTCGTCTACGACAAGAGCGTGAACCTGGCTCAAATCAGTGGACAAGTGATGAGTTCATAAACGGGGACTTTGCAAATCCCTGGCCAGGTCATTCTAAAAGCACTGGTGATGATAACTGGCCCAGTGGCCACTACTCTGGACGTCCTAGCCAGCATGGCCAGACAGAGGAATGGGAGACGGGTTCAGACAACAGCGACTTTGGTGACTGGAGAGAGAAACGGAGTGGAGGTGGAGGCATTGCTACACAGGGCCATGGCGATATTCCCTCAGACTCTGGCCAGGAGCCAGGCTCCAGTGAGAAGAGGGAGCTTTCTAAGAGAAGCTTCTCTAGTCAGAGACCATTGGTGGAACGGCAGAACAGGAAAGGAGAACCATCACTGCTGGACGCAAGCAAGATGGTGCGTGCACCTGATAATCCCCCCACCTCATCGAACAGGAGTGACAGCTGGCAGAACGGAGGCACTTCTTGTAAAAG CAGGAGTCCAGATGAGTCAGGCTCTGTATACAgcatagagcagctgccagaagAGAGGGAGCCCATTGAGCCCGCTGGGAAGAAATTAGACAAGGAGCTGAAGCCAGGACCTGTCAAAACAGACATCACTGAACCACTGTCCCCATATGAGCTCAGCAGCTACCCAA TTGAAGGAGACGCAGGGGGACCAGGTTCAAATGCAGATGGATACCAGGATGCCTTGTCTAAAAAGCAAAGACGCCCACAGGAAGATGACAGGAGGAGGAAAGAACAGGGGGCAGCT GTACCAGTGAAAAACAGGACAGTCACTTCCAAGATGCCACCACGCTTTGCCAAAAAGCAGGGAAGCATGAGCATTGAACAACCCGAGGAAGGAATTTCTTCTAACAATCTGGGAACTGAAATCTGGGAGACCAACAGCTCAG CTCTTTCAGTGCAGTCTTCAGGGGGAGACTCATGGACCAAACAGGTGTCTTACACTGGGAGTGAGCCCAACTCTGAG GACTCTGATGCGGGCccagaacaaaacaaagagcagcacaaaccagGGCCCATCGGAAATGAACGCTCCCTGAAACACCGGAAGGGCTCAGAAGGTGTCGATAGGCTGGAAGGTGGCCCTATCACACCAGTCAATGGTGTGGACCTCCATGTGGACACTGTGCTGCCTGTCCCACCCATTGAGTTTGGTGTCAGTGCCAAAGATTCAGATTTCAGCCTGCCGCCGGGTTCTACCCCAGTACCCGTGTCCAATCCTGTGAACAAGCTTCAGGAC ACTGCTTTGAATCAGAGTATCCCCATTTTGCGCTCCAACCACCTGCAGCCTGGCATCAACCTCAACCCCATCTCCTTTCCCAGTGCTGATCTCACTCTCAAG aTGGAGTCAGCACGCAAGGCGTGGGAGAACTCCCAGTCTCTTCCTGAGCAGGGCTCTCCTGGTGGCAGCGCTTCAGGTGCTCAGCCTCCCTGCAGTGCCGGCTCATCCACTGGTGTCAGTTACAGCTCGTTTGGAGGCGTTTCCATGCCACCAATGCCCGTTGCATCAGTAGCACCTTCCATGTCCATGCAAG GGAATCATATTCCCCCGCTGTATCTGGATGGTCACGTCTTTCCAAGCCAGCCACGCCTTGTACCACCTACCATGACCCAGCAGCAGACTTACCaacag GCGGCTGCAGCCCAGCAGATTCCCATTTCTTTACACACGTCTCTTCAGGCTCAGGCCCAGTTGGGGCTTCGGGGAGGTCTGCCTGTTTCTCAGTCCCAAGAGATGTTCAGCTCCATCCCCCCCTTCAG GTCCCAGGTTTACATGCACCCCAACTTGTCACAGCCCAGCCCCATGGTACTGTCAGGTGGAGCCCCTCTCAAGGGCCCATACTCAGCTTTCCCTGGCATGCAGCCATCAGACATGGTTAAACCCCAGTCAGGCTCACACTACCAGCCTATGAATGGCAGCCAGCAGCTAGTCTATGATAGTCAGATGAACCAAGGGCCTGGCATGGGCTCTTCACAGTTAATGGACTCTCAGCTCATTCAG GTCACTATGCCCCTGCCTGGCTCTCAGCTGCGTTATGGTTCAGctcaacaacacctcatcctcccacagtccatcCAGCTGCAGCAGGGACAGAACTTGTCAGTGGGAGCCCCACGCCGAATGCTACCACCAGGGTCGCAGGCAGCTGTCATGACTGGCAGCAGAGAG GGTCCACAGATGGAAATGAAAGGTTTTCAGTTCTCTGAGAAGCCCAATCATTCCCCAGGCATGTCTGGAGGTTCTTACAG acCTGGCTCTGCTAGCCCCGGCGGGAAGCCCTCTGGTCCTGGAGGACCTGTAGGCCCTCTGCCTACACATTTTGCTCAGCAG GTCCCTCCTGCTCAGGGCAGCATGGTGATGCACATGCGTCCCCCCACCACAGGCCCCTTCCCCAACCCTATTCAGAGACCTGTTATGCAGGTCAATAAGCCCGTCATCATCCGTTCCCCCCCTTACCCCAATCCTGGCCGTGACCCTCCCCACTCCATCCCTCCTTCAGCTTCCGAGCCCCCAGTTAAAGGGCAAGAGGATGGCATGAAG aataaaacaataagagatgTACGCAAGGCGGTGGGAGAGGGCAAAACACCGTCCGGGGGCATGACCAGCAAACTCCAGGAGCCCCTACCTTCCACAGGCCAAGCCAAACCAGCACGCACTGGAGCCATCAAACCCCAGGCTGTCAAAGTAGAAGAGGGCAAGGCGTAA